TGCTGAAGCAGAGTCGTCATTGCCTGATCCTGAGGTCCACTCCTTACCTGTGGGTATGACCTACCTGGACGGAGTCTGGAGTTGTCCTATCATCGTGAAGGTCCTCAGAACGGCAAGATACAGTAGTGGTCCTTTGATCCTCCATCCTCTTACCTGGGTCCCATCCTAGGGGAGGGAACTTACTCTCAGTCACAGTCAGCATATTGCCAGTCCTTTACTTACCTTATATCACCTGTTGTGGGGAGTCCTTGCTTTACCCGTGTTCCTATTCATTTGGTTTACCTCTGGTTTACCTTGTTTAGAACTGTTGATGGTTTAATAAATATCTTGGTTGTTTTCACCCATTCATCCtagttggttattttttttaaggggCCAACAACAAACCCCGATGATAGATGTGGGTATGGGGATGTTCCTCTAGATTGGTTTCAACAGCTCCACCCTGCATTACGTACCCGCCCAACCCTGTCCAACAGACCCACTCCACCCCACATTATGTACCCACCAAGCCCCATTCCTGCTCCACTCCACGTTATGTACCTACCGAGCCCCATCTAACAGACCTGATCCACCTGTTACATACCCGACAGACCCTGTCCTACAGACCCACTCCACCCCCCGTTACGTACCTGATGGCTCCGTGCCACAGTCCTGCTTCACCCCGCATCATATACCTGGCCAGCCCCGTGCCACAGTCCTGCTCCACCCTGTGTTACGTACCCACCCAGCCCCATGCGACAGTCCCGCTCCAGGCAACATTGCGTCCTCACCAAGCCCCGTGCAACAGACCCGCTCCATCCACGTCACATACCGCCCAGCCCCGTGCAACAAGCCCTTTCCACCCCGCGTCATGTACCCGCCCAGCCCCGTGCAACAGTCCCAGTCCACCCTGCGATATGTACCTGCCCAGCCCCATATGACAGTCCCGCTCCAGGCGGCATTGCATCCCTACTGAACCCCGTGCGACAGTCCTGCTCCAGATGGCATTGCGTCCTTGCCGAGTCCCGTGTGACAGACCCACTCCACCCCGCATTACGTACACGCCGAGCCCCATCCGACAGACCCATTCCACCCCACGATATGGACCCGCCCAGCCCCGTGTGACAGGCTCACCCTACCCCGCGTTATGTACCTGCCGAGCCCCATCCAATAGACCCCTTCCACCCCGCATTACATACCTGATGAGCCCCATGCCACAGACCCACCCCACCTTATGTACCTTGTGttgtattcagattttttttattgtacagCAGCCCAAATGTAGCAAGGGAAAAATGGGGCTGTTTAAGTTGTGGTCAACTGCCACAGCTATCCTTGGTTTCCCTGGGAtcaaggggcagggagaggacttAGTAGCACTTGGCCTGAAGTGCAATAAAATGAGCAGTTCCTACCTCTGCTCCTTATCCCATAAATTTTAGACACTGCAGGAGAATCCTCCACCCTACATCAATCCCAGGGCATGAGTGCAGCTGGTGTAGGGGTACAAGCCTGCATGGAACCCTGGCTCATTATCCCTGCAGCTAGCCTACCCTGCAGCATGAACTGCCCTGGCTTCACTGTTCCAGTACTTCAGCTAGCTCGGGTATGTAGATAAGGGTGATTGCAGCTGGTCTCTCATTGCCATGGAGTCTTATTCATATAGAGAAGTGGTGTATGAAAAACAACCAGCATGCTACATAGAGCCCAGTCTGTTTCTATAGCAGTGGGTATATAGACTTTACTGAAATTATTTTACTCTCCACATACCACTCTGAAAGAAAGGGCACAAAGTGTCTAAAACTGAAGCTCCTGGACATTCTAATGCTCACACTCCCTTCCCCGTGTAAACATTAAATGCTTGCTCTGACAAGGAGAGAGTGATGCCTGCCACCATGTTTTCCTTCTAATTTAGCATGGTGCTTGGATGTAGCCAGCCTCTCTAAGCTACTGGATTCCCATATCTTTTGAGCCTTGGGGGCTAAACCAGTATTTCATTTGCTGTATACAGTGGCTAGAATTAAGGCTTTCCTTTAGCATGTATTATTTCAGCTTCCCATTGGTACATGCCTCTTCCTGGGGGAAGCAGGTCTGGATTAACTAGGCCAAAGCAGATTGAGTCTCGATGTTATTGGTGGCCTTCCTCCTTCCAGTCTTCTGTTCTTGCAGTAGCAGGGCCTTAGCCAGGCTCCTAAAGCTGCAGTTTATGAAGTGCTAATGCCTGCTCTTCACTcagctgcagctgtctgcttGGGATCCCTTTATACTTCGGCTAGGGTGGTCCATGCCTGCTGCTTTGTCCAGAGCTAGCTCCATGCCACTCTTATGCCCAGGCCCATGTATGTTGGCATCAGCCTTTCATCAGATAAGCTCCATCTTGAATTGGCTGAAGTTTGGCACAGTGGGCAAGGGATCAGCCATGCTGCTGAAGGGGACACAGGGCTCGTTTCCTGGTACTGTCCCATGGCTCACAGTAGATCTGAGCTGCTGAAGCATCATCAGCACCTCTTGCTGGAaacgctgctgctgctcctgctggcgCTCCATGCGGCACTGGCTCTCTAGCACCGCGTGCATTACATGCGACAGTTTCTGTACCTGTGTGTGTACAGCATCCAGCTTCTCGGCAATGGCATGGGGGCTGGGTGAGGGGGCCAGCATCTGCCCACCCCACACAGGGTTCTGATTGCCTGAAGGACAGGTAGGGTTAAGCAGAGCCGTTTGAGTGCTGGCATCTTTGACCTGGAAGAAAGATCAGAAATGCAGTGGCGGGCCATTTCCTATAGAATCAGCTCAGCACAGACCTCTATATTCTGCATTCAAGAGTTAGCAGGTTTGCATGTGAGAGGAGGACAGCTAGAATCAGACAGCTGCATTCCTCTGTGATCTGATCTGACCTCCAATCCCATCTACCATTGTACGATGCCACTGCTACTCCAGCCCTGCCCACCACCCAGCTGTGCCAGTTCACCTTCAGCTTGGCCCCTCCGTAGTAGTCTTGCAGTGTGCAAAACTGAAAAAGACCATGCCTTTTCAGAAAGCAGTGTGAAAGACTGCTAGGAAATGCCTCATTGAGGAGGGAGAGAAGCGGCCGTGGGACTCTCTTGATCTGCTAACCTGGAACCTACATACATGACATTTCTGGAGGAAGGCAACCACAACTTCTAGTGAAGATGTAGGTCTTCAGCCAGATTCACAGTGGGGCTGAGGCAGTGCTCCATGGAAAGGAAGCCGGGACAAGATACCCAATAGGGTGCACTAACAGCTTCTAATGGGACACTTTGGAGTAGGGCTCCTCACTAGTGTAGCCACATGCTCCTCTTTCCCCAATCAGCAGCATTCACTTCTGCAAGCAAGACTCCTGGGCAGGGCACAGACTGGACTGGTCATCTGAGCAACAGTCGAGCAGGGTGGGCCTAGCAGTGGAGCAGATACAGAACACCAGGCTCCTCTCAGATCCAGCTTTGCCTCTGCCTGGCTGTTATTCATTACTCTGCTACTTACCCCAGAAATGCTGCCAACAGGACAGTAAATGTTAAATCAATCTGCCCCTCAGCCTTGTATGTTTTCCCCATGTTACCTCTGTATCCTGCCATTTGAGTCCTGGCAGAGATCAGTGTCCACTCAGAGTCATTAAGAGCAGGTGGCTATGCTGCTTACAGCTTTGTCCCAAGGAAGCATGACAAGCCAGCCAAAATGTGTTGTGGTGATCCATCCTGGTGTCCATGGCAACCTGATGGTTCATTCACTGGATGGACTAGTGCCTACGGACTGGGCGCATCTTAGGGTACTTACATGTGCGCTGTGGCTCATAGAGGCTGCCATGACAGATGGGTTCGCCCTGGGAGGCTGGCTGGCCGGCTGTACTCCCACCAAGAAGGGCAGGACAGTCGTTGAGTCAGATGGTCTGTGCCCGTTGTGAATGGTTGCCTGGTCAATGTTGGAGAATTACAAGCATCAGCCATGCACAGGATTCAAGATACCTTATTACACTGCAAGTGAGCCTAGAGCTCACGAGCACCTGTTAGAGCCTCAGTCATGCAGACTAGTGTCCAAGTGTGGCTCAGTCCTGACCTCCAGCTTCGTTCTTGGGTTCTCCCCTCCCCtaagctctgccaatgcatctcgCTGccaccctgcagcacctcctgcaatccttgtctctctcctccctgctcagctctgctgctgcccctcagtcctcctctttcctctccagCACAGACATCAGAATGAACAGAAGCTACCACCTGGGCCAGGGTCTGGAGCAATTGTGGGGACCAAACCTGTTCTTTAGAAGTCCACAGAGCATGGGTCTCTGGTCCTGCTGGCAGTGCTCAGCCCAAAAACTCATTTCTGTCCTGCTCTTCTTTTCTAGATGTGGCACAGGTGTCGCCAGTTGCCATGCAGGATGAGTCTGAGGCCACCAGTAAGACAGAGTCCTTGTCATGGTGTCCAAAGTGGGGGGAGTGCAGCTGGGAAGCTTCCACCCAGGCTACCGGTGGAGCCTGCGGGTCGGAGAGTACCTAGGATGCCTGCCAACAGAAGCAATCAAAGGACTTCCCCCTGCATGGGATAGGGCAGCCTTTCCCCCTCTGCTAAGCAGGGAtaacggaggcacagagaagtgaagtgatttgtccaaggccatGCAGAGCCACAAACAGACCTCAGGATCCTGAGTGGGCAAAAATCCAATCTGCTGaggcaaagggggaggggagccttGGCCCGAGTCACTAAGTCCATCAGCCTCCCATTGCATTTGCCAGACTGCATGAGGACAGTTGCAGTCCCCCCCAAGCTATCCCCATGTCCCCCGCACCTAACTCCACGGAGCAGGTCACTTGAGAGGGCACCTCATAGAAGCCCAGGATCTCCTTGTCCTTCCTGCGCACTGGAGCCTGGGTTCCCCACAGAGCCTTCTCCAGTTGGGAATGGGGGGAGCATTACCAGCCCTTTCAGGACAATTTAACTGTAACCTGATAGGTCACTGCCTGAGCGGATCCCCAGTTTTGCTGGGCTGGAGAAGGGGTTTCTAGCCACAGGACAGCCAGTCTACCTCTCCCAGCCCCATACCTTTTTCTGGAGGTGGATGGCCCTGTCCACAATCTTCTTCTTCACAATTAAGGCTGGATTCCTGGCAGGTGGCAAGAACATCCTGCCCCGGCTGTTCAGCTGCTGCTGCGCCGTGGCTGGTGAGAGTGGAGCCGGGTGGCTACCCACAGCTGAGGTCTGAATCCCAGAGCAGCTATCACCTGGATGAATAGACAGAGTAACCGGAGAGAAAAGCACCTTCAAATGAGACCCTTGAATTGAGTGccagcctttccccagccccaagGGGAGTGAGACCCCTCCATCTATAGGGACTAAGTCCTTCCAGCTCCACCATGCACCTTCCCCCAACCTCAGCTATGCTCCAGGGCCTAAGAGTCCTGCCCAGCCTGCCTGGGTTTGGAAAACAGGGATGTGAGCAGAGACCCTTGGTACTGCTCGGCAACTCACCAGGCTGCTTAGAGAAGTGGAGAGGCCTATCCAAGACTAATGGACAACGAATGAGAAAGCCAGGCCTTACTGTTAATAGGGGATAGCTGTGCCACTGGAGATGGGCCCATGGGCACTGCAGGCACCTTCCCAAACTGCTCACTATCCTTGCACAGCGACGTGACACTGATTATTTTGATGCTGTCCTTGCAGTCTTGGTTGTCATTGAGGTGTGGCTCCTTGCAGCTCATGGTGGCTGTTCTGGGGAGTGCTGGGGGCCTGGGATCTGGCTGCCTGCTGCCCCTGGGCTCTGCCTGCTTGTTCTGTTCAGTCTCATTTTCCTGCAGCAAGTTCCAGAGCTGCTCGTCCTCCCAGCCAGCCAGGTTGATGGCTGTTCTCCTACTCCCCCGGCCTCCGGCTGGTTGGAGATGGGAGGCTCCTGGAGGTTGTGCCAGCTCCACATTCTTACGCTTGAGGAACAGGTAGACAGCCTGTGGGGTCACCCGGATGTTGTCCAGCTCTAGGACCTTCTTGATTTTGCGGAAGCTCAGCCCAGCTTTGCGCAGTTCCACTATCCGCTTCTTGGCCTGGTCGTCCAAGCGGCCCATCGCTCACTCGGCAGGACAAGGGCATGGATCAAAGCCCCTCCCAATCTGCTTTTTTGTGCTAGTGTTCTGAAGCTACATCCTTAGTTGGGACTCCTGCTAGCACAGCCGGCTGGGCCATGTTCCTCCCACGAGGACCCAAGTGACATTACTCCCAGAAGCCAGTTAAGGAGACAAGGCACTTGGTGGGTAGTAACAGAGCTAGTATCCGTGACACAAGAGGGCATGCTGTGCAAGTGAAGAGGTTAAGCCTCTGCTAGTTTTGTGTCCCAGGGCTGCCCACAGTAGCCATGGTTCTTTCTGGAGTCACCACAGCTCCAGACCGATAGCAGCTGCGGGATGCTGTCCTGGTCATCAGAGACATAGAATGATCCACTCGTTTCAGGCTTGCAGCTCCTTGCGAGAGAGAACCAGGAAGGAAGTGGCACCGCAGTGGAGTGTCTCCCTTGTCAAAGCGGAAAgagattcaacttccagcccgTTGGAACGAGAGAGGCAGCCCATATGTTCTGAGCCAGTCATGCCGAGCGGAGAAGTGGCAGGCTAAATCCAACTTGCTAGTGTCCCAACTGGAGGGCTGGCATATGTCTCACGTACCAAACTGTGGATCAACTCCCCTGAGCTCAGCTAGCTGTCTTCAGCCTAtaagcagaagaagaaaaaaggggtGGGGCGGAGTCAGGACCCTTGTGCTGGAAGTtgttgtttaaacaaaaaagatcCTCTAAACTCCTTTACAAACAGCAAGGAATGTTTCCCCATCCACTAGGAAGCCCGTGTGCTATTTACAAGGTGTCAAGTCACTATTAAAAATTGTTTGTGCTATCCCAGGACCTTAACAAGGGCAATTGGCCTGGGCAGCTTGGGCCTGTCATATCAGATGGGACTTGGTCACTCTGTTTGGTACTGAGTATGTGAATGCCTTTTTTGGGGGTTAGGTGGAGAGAAGACAGTAGGGGACCCTGCTAACTGCTGGGATGCcagccaggagatgttgtgacaGAGTTTAGATTTCGGTTCTTGAGTGCATGTGGTTCCCTGCTTGCTGGAACTGGCCAGTTCAGAAATCAGTCGAATTACACCCCAACAGCTGTGGCTTAAACCCTAACCAATATTTTTGCAGCTGCTTACATTAATCATTGGTATGGAACTGCCCCAGATCAGATGGAGTACAGTCAGCAGAACCCCTAGCATCCAGTTGCCTGGCTCTCCTCTAATCAGACTACAGTAAATCTCAGTACTACCACTGCCAGCTGACAGGCTTCCTCACGGCAGGGTCATTCAGGCAGGTCACAGCAGGGAGGCAGGGTCATGCTGGAGCTCTGTAACCCTTTCCTTTAAGCCACAAGACACCTTCAGTGAGCAAATCAACACTGTGTGCTGCTTCAGAGCCTTCCCTTTAGGTATCAAGCTGTTCAGTTCTTCACCTTTGGAAAAAATTAACCATACAATTAACTAATTGTCGACTGTAGTAGAGAAGATGTCAGATGCATGTAAGTTCAAAGGCAagttgtgacattctataccttgggggagcgtactataacccccatattcctcactTTCATATAAtagtgatcttacatataaagcatgccttgtaaggtgtcagggttccttccccactctgaactctagggtacagatgtggggacccgcatgaaagaccccataatcttattcttaccagcttaggttaaaaacttcccccaggtacaaactttgccttgtccttgaacaatatgctgccaccaccaagcgttttaaacaaagaacagggaaagagaccacttggaggcgtcttcccccaaaatatcccctgaagccctacaccccctttcctggggcagacttgataataatcctcaccaatttgtacaggtgaacacagacccaaaccctcggatcttaagaacaatgaaaaatcagtcaggttcttaaaagaggattttattaaaaaaaagaaaagtaaaaatcatctctgtaaaatcaggatggaaaataccttacagggtattcagattcaaaacacagaggatccccctctgggcaaaaccttacaaaagaaactaatccgccttgcctggcttacctatactgctTGTAATATTGGAAACTTGGATGAGGAtgagttggagaagatggatttctgtctggcctctctcagtccaaagagagaacaaaatgtaaacaaagagcacaaacaaaacccctcccctcgccaagatttgaaagtatcttgtctccttattggtccttgGGTCAGGTGACAGCCAGGTTAGCtgggcttcttaaccctttacaggtaacaggatgttgcctctggccaggagggattttatagcactgtatacagaaaggtggttacccttccctttgtatttatgacataAGGTATCAgaggaaaggtcatgatctgctgaaagtcatttatctatccatatatgtgtatcattactgcatatgaagttatgagaattgtaaAGTATGGTTgtcattaagggtatgtctacactacccatgTTACAGCGCAGCCACAGCAGCATTGCCGTGGCACTTCTGTGACATGGGCAGCGTAGACACGCTTTATTgccaggggagagctctcccagagatttaaaaaaaaaaaaaaaacaaccccaccccTAACGAGCTGTGGTAGCTTTATTGCTCTGAGTACGGCTCCTGGCGATAAAGCGCTGTTTATATTGGTGCTTTTCAGCGCTAAAAattttgtcgctcaggggggtgttttttctcacccctgaacgacaaaagttttagcactgaaagtggcagtgtagacacagcctaaaacATGCTATAAATTGTGGGAACGAGTCAGCTATTAGCTCCCGAGAGGCAACAGCAaagaaagtaaccaacacccgggCGGGGTGTAAAACAGCCCATCAACGGAGCTACagtgcaatgactcacctgcatgaggccccaccaggggaattgctcagtcTTGCtgggagagactcagcaatgccccacagacatgcctggactcATGTTCTACAAGCACATGGACAAAGTATAAAACAGACAaagtggacacatactgggcccctctcctgcctccacctatgctgcaagcaaccaagcACTGAGAAGACAAGattccaacagaggagactggcccaggtttaaaggacaaacctgtatattaaggactgcaatatccaatAGGGTGAGAAAAAACTGCTTAAACTAGttgctgcccagtctaatagggttgagagtttagactgcgtgcttatatattttattttattttggtaaccactctgacttgttatgctttgacttacaatcacttaaaatctacctttatagttaataaatttgtttgtttattctacctgaagcagtgcatttgatttgaagtgtgtcagaggctccccttataacaacaagcctggtacatataaatttctttgttaaattgacgaactcatataagcttgcagcatccagcgggcgtaactggacactgcaagatggagattcccagggttgtgtctggaaCCGGAAGTATTGGCTTgtgtcattcgcttgcaagtagctgggagtagcttacatgccagaggctgtgcgtcaacagcccaggagtggggttctcatagcagagcagggtaaggctggcttccagagtcaaggattggagtggcgtagcagatcaccggtccagataacaccagaggggaatgtcactcAAGTATAGATCTTCCATGTACCCATCATAACAGTCTCAGGCAGGGACTCTAGAGGTAATACCCAAACAGCACAATAAACCATCACAAttgaaggagaagagggaaataTTCTAGCAAGAGGTTCACCTACAGAGGCTGTGTGAGGTGAAACTGGGTTGCAGAGGAATCCCCAAGTCACCAGTACTAGATGCCCTCAAATTAAGAGTGCAAGACTTGGATTTTTATCTGAGCAGGGGTTAAGACTATACTAGACCAAAGCACCACCAAAGCTTTGTATGCTCCATCTCAAGCTCATCAAGAAAGATACCCCATAATTAAATTTCACTGCCCCACCACCAAGATAAGCCATACAACTCCCAGACACTGCCCATCTCCCCTGCAcatccctcctccagctcccatcTTGGTGAGACCCAAGGTTGTTGTAAGACGCTCCCTACATCCAGCTTCTCCTTTCAGAATGATTAAAAAGTCCACTATCCTCAATGGacatatttccactgacttcagtgggctctggctTAAGGTGCTGCTGGGACAGAGGCCAGTTGAACAACATGCTGCTTGCTGCTCTGAGGGTTCTCCTCAGACCACAGGGCCAAGATCCTACGAATCTGAGACTCCCACCTGAATCCTCCCCATCTCCCACACGTGGGCCACAAAACCAGATTGCTGAGGCTATGAGGTCAGATGCGCtggcatggggaaggggagaaaaggaaTGAGGGGGTGCGTGCACTCACATGTGCACTGCTATCACAATTAACAGTAGTAACAGGCAGCCAGTTTTGCCTTCCCTGCGACCTGGCTATTCTCCCAGTGTTATCTGGGCCAGCTAGTTGCCCGCAGGGAACTCTGATAAGATCAACTGctgttattttgttttaaaagtgttgTTCTCTAATTTAGCTGCCTTAATGATGGAGAACCCAGGCTCATTATGACAGCCTGGCATCGGGAGCAGGTGGGACATGTGGAAGCAAAGCAAgaagtggaggggagaggggcaagGATGGATAAGACCCAGAATTAATGTATTGA
Above is a window of Dermochelys coriacea isolate rDerCor1 chromosome 10, rDerCor1.pri.v4, whole genome shotgun sequence DNA encoding:
- the LOC119862968 gene encoding uncharacterized protein LOC119862968, with the protein product MGRLDDQAKKRIVELRKAGLSFRKIKKVLELDNIRVTPQAVYLFLKRKNVELAQPPGASHLQPAGGRGSRRTAINLAGWEDEQLWNLLQENETEQNKQAEPRGSRQPDPRPPALPRTATMSCKEPHLNDNQDCKDSIKIISVTSLCKDSEQFGKVPAVPMGPSPVAQLSPINSDSCSGIQTSAVGSHPAPLSPATAQQQLNSRGRMFLPPARNPALIVKKKIVDRAIHLQKKATIHNGHRPSDSTTVLPFLVGVQPASQPPRANPSVMAASMSHSAHVKDASTQTALLNPTCPSGNQNPVWGGQMLAPSPSPHAIAEKLDAVHTQVQKLSHVMHAVLESQCRMERQQEQQQRFQQEVLMMLQQLRSTVSHGTVPGNEPCVPFSSMADPLPTVPNFSQFKMELI